One Pocillopora verrucosa isolate sample1 chromosome 10, ASM3666991v2, whole genome shotgun sequence genomic window carries:
- the LOC136283688 gene encoding uncharacterized protein — protein sequence MAGIDYFNGLLYDVPAVRLSKLQRLQYSAARLIAHTLRYCRITPLLLVLHWLPVKFRICHKIAEISFKTIHNMGPAFLSNLINIKQCSRYNLRSFVGVILQDPTAKFKCTLGDRSFTAAAPKIWNGLPDYIRKENDLMFKRLIKTHYFKEADSDLS from the coding sequence ATGGCAGGCATCGATTACTTCAATGGACTTCTCTATGATGTACCTGCTGTGCGTCTTTCCAAATTGCAACGTCTTCAGTATTCTGCTGCGCGACTTATCGCCCATACACTCAGATACTGTCGTATTACCCCACTGCTGCTTGTACTGCATTGGTTACCGGTGAAGTTCCGAATTTGCCATAAAATCGCTGAGATCTCTTTCAAGACTATTCACAATATGGGGCCTGCGTTTTTAAGTAACCTCATAAATATTAAACAATGTTCTCGCTATAACCTGCGGAGTTTTGTGGGCGTTATTTTGCAAGACCCTACCGCTAAGTTCAAATGCACTCTTGGGGACAGATCATTCACTGCGGCTGCTCCAAAGATATGGAACGGTTTACCGGACTATATTAGGAAAGAGAACGATTTGATGTTTAAGAGACTCATTAAGACGCACTATTTTAAAGAGGCCGATAGCGACCTGTCTTAA